CTTGCGGTGCGCGTCGTCGAGGCCCTGGCCGAGCTCGCCGCGCGCGTCCTTCACGAGGTGGCCGCACTGCTGGTCGTCGAGCGCGGCGGACGCGGCGCCGATGGCCGGGACGAGCCGGGCGTCGACCGCGTTGATGCGCGGGCGGACGCTCGTGGTGAGGTCGGGCGCGGTGGTGGGCGCCTCGTCGGGGTGCGCGTGCCAGCGCGCGATGAGCGCGTGCTGCACCTGCTTGCTCGCCGTGATCTGCGCGCGGATGATGCGCTCGGCAGCGACCGGATCGACCCCGTCGGCCTTCGCCGCGGCGATGGTGGCGTCGACGACGGCCTGCTCGCGCGCGGGATCCGCCACGGCCTTGCCCGAGAGCCACTTCGAGGCGGCGACGTCGTCGGCGATCTCGAGGCGGTCGAGCGCGGCGGAGGCGACGGCGGTGACCGCCTGCTGCTCCGCCGGGTCGCGCGGGCACGCCTGGGCGGGCGCGGCGGCGCCGAGGACGGCGGCGAGGGTGACGGCGAACGCGGACGTGGCGAGCAGGGCACGGCGGGGCATGGCGGATCCGTTCTGGGCGGCGGGCGGAGAGGGGGTCGGGCTCGGGTGGTCGGGTCGGGTCGGGTCGGGTGCGGCGAGCATAGGCAGACGACGCGCCCGGGCGACCGCCGGAGTCCACAGGCCGGCCCGATCGGGGGCGGGCGCCCGCGGCGGGCCCGTCGCTAGCGTGGGCGGATGACGACGCCCGACACCGCCCCCGCCGCCATCTCCGACCCGCGGGCGGTCCGCGCGATCCCCGGGATCCGCGGCGCGCTCGTCGCCCTGGCCGTGGGCGTCGCGGCCGCGGTGCTCGGGCTGCTGCCGTGGATCATCGCGGGCGCCCGCCTGCCGCTGCAGGCCATGTGGGCGGAGGAGGTCGCCTCCCCCGCGGACATGCCGGTCGCGCTCCTGCCGATCCACCCGTACACGGCGTCGCTGCTCGCCGCGGTGATCGTGGTGGGCGGCGGCGCGGCGGGGCTGGCCGCGCGGATCCTCCGCCCGCGCCTGCCCCGCGGCGCCGCGTGGCTCGTGGTCGCCGGCTCGGTGCTCGCGCAGGCGGCCGCGCTCGTGCAGGCCTCGACCGCGATGGCCGCCGGGCTCGGCATGGACGACCCGCAGCCCGCCGGCGTCGACCGCACGGGCGCCGCCATCAGCGAGTCGCAGGTGTACCTCGTGGCCGTCGTCGCGGGCACGATCGCCGCGATCGCGCTCTCCGCGATCGTCGCGCTCGTGCTGGCGCTCGCGCCGGCCGGGATCGCGGTCATCGCGGCCGCGTTCCCCGCGGTGCTCCTCGGCACGTGGCTCACGGGCGCCGCTCCCTTCGCGGGCGGGACGGGGTGGACGCAGCCCGTCGCCCCGGCCCCCCTCGCGGTCGCGCGCTGGCTGCCGGCCGTGTCCCTGGGCCTCGCGATCGCGGCGACCGGCCTGCGCGGCGCCGGCCGGATCGTCGGCGCGGTCATCGCGACCGGCCTGCTCTGGGTCGGCACCGCGGCCGTGACCGCGATCTCGTCGGCGCTCGGATCCCGCTCCCTCCTCCGCTACCCGCTCGAGCTGGCCGACTTCGCGCGCGCCGTGTTCGTCGCGGCCCTCGGGCATCCCGCGTTCGTGCTCCCGCAGCTGGCGGTGCTCGCCGTGGTGGCGGTCGTCGGCGCGGTGGTGGTGCGGCGGCGGAGGCGGCGCGCGCCCGCGGCCTGACGTCCGGAGCCGCGCGGTCCGGCCCCCGGACGCACGGCGGCCCCCGCGGGATCCGCGAGGGCCGACGTCACCGAACCGCTACGCCACGCAGGCCTTGAGGCCGTAGACCGACGCGGCCAGCCCGACGTACGCGACGCCGGCTCCGGTCCCGGCCGTCTGGACGATCCCGTAGGCCGAGGCGCCGGTGCCGACGATGGCGACCAGGCAGTCCAGGGACAGGGCGTCCGGGTCGGCGATGGCACCGCTCGTCGTCAGGGCGATGGTGTCGACCTGCGCGCCGTTGATGTACTTCTGCAGGTACGAGCCCTTGCAGCTGCCGAGCTCGGCACCCGACGCCATCGTGTACGACGAGCCGTCGGTGCCGACGCAGACGTACACGTACTGACCGGCCGGGTCGGCCTGCGCGGCTCCGGCTGCGCCGAGCGTCAGCCCGAACGCCGCCACCGCGGTGACCATGATCTTGGAGAGCATCGTTCGCATCATCGTGAACTCCTTCGTTCCGCATCGTGTTTCCGTGCCTCGACGGTACGTCCTGCTCCCCGCTTGAAGTCAACGGGAAGCAGGGTGTAGGGGCTCACGCCGTGACGTCGCGCAGCAACCGCGGCAGGTCGCGCATGTCGTCGAAGACGGTGGCGCCCGCGTCGCGCAGGCGGGCGGCCGGCGTCAGCCCACCCGCGTAGCCCAGCGCGCGCATGCCCGCGGCTCGCGCGCCCCGCACGCCGTACGGGCTGTCCTCCACGACCACGCAGCGCGCGGGATCCACGCCCATGCGCGACGCCGCGAGGAGGAAGAGGTCGGGCGCGGGCTTGCCGTGCTCGACCTCGGTCGCGCTCGAGATCCGGCCGTCGAAGCGCCGGAGCAGGCCCGTGCGCGCGAGGTTCGCGCGGATCTTCGGGTGCCCGCCGCTGGACGCCACGCACGTCGGCAGGGCGATGGCGTCGAGCGCCTCCGCGATCCCGTCGACCGGCCGCAGGTGCGCCGCGAAGGCGTCCGCGTACCAGTGCGCGTAGGGCGCGTCCCAGTCCTCGTCGAGGTCGCGGCCGAGGTGCGCGGCGACCTCCTCGGTGAAGGTCGCGTGCGACTTCCCGACGAAGCGCTCGACGATCTCCTCCGTCGTGAGGTGCCAGCCGAGCTCGGCGAGCACGCGCCGGTCGACCTCGACGGCGAGCACCTCGCTGTCGACGAGAACGCCGTCGCAGTCGAGGATGACGAGATCGACGGGCGCGGTCACGCCGTGGTGCGCTCCGCGGCGACGGCCTCGCGGGCCACGCCCGACGGATCCACGAGGACGCGGGCGAAGGCCAGCTCGGCCGCGCCGATCATGAGGCGGTCGGGGCCGAGGGCCGCGCGGCGGATCCGCAGGGCCTCGCGCGCGCCGGGGAGCGCCTGGGCGGTGGCGCGGGCGAGGATCCGGTCGGGATCCGCCGCGTGCAGCGACCCGAGGAACCCGCCGAGCACCACGAGCGACGGGTTGAAGATGTTGACGACGTTGCGCAGCGCGACCGCGAGGTTGTCGATCTGCCGCTCCACCTCCGCCGTGACCGCCGGATCGCCCGCCTCGAGCGCCGCCGCGAGCACGTCCCCCAGCTCGTCGGCGCGGGCGCGCGGCAGGCCCGTGACCTCGAGCAGCGCGTCCTGGCCGACCGTGGTCTCGAGGCAGCCGACCGCGCCGCAGTGGCAGAGCTCGCCGCCGGAGTCGACGAGCGTGTGGCCGAGCTCGCCGCCGTAGCCCTCCGCGCCGCCGAACGGGCGCCGGCCGATGAGCACGCCGCCGCCGACGCCCGACGCGCCGCCGTTGAGGTACACGAGGTCGTCGACGTCGCGACCGGATCCGAAGCGCCCCTCGGCGACGGCCGCCAGGCTCGCGTCGTTGGCCGCGAGCGCCGGCAGGCCGGTGGCCTCGGCGAGGAGCGCCGCGAACGGCTCGTCGACCCAGCCGAGGTGCGGCGCGAGGCGCACGAGGCCGCCGTCGAACCGGACGAGGCCGGGGACCGCGACGCCGATGCCGAGCACGCGCGCGTCGGGGCGGCTCGCGCGGAGGTCGGCGCGCAGCTCGGCGATGATCGCGCCGGCGAGGTCGGCGGCCTGGGCGGCCGTGGGGATCCCGTCGGTGTCGCGGCGGATGCGCTCCTGCACCACGCCGTCGAGGCCGACGAGCCCGACGGTCACGGCGTCGATCTCGGGGTTGACCGCGAAGACGACCACTCGCGGGTCGGCCGAGACGATGGGGCTCGGCCGGCCGACGCGGTTGGTGCCGGGCGGCTCCGACTCCACGACGAGCCCGAGCTCCTGCAGCTCGCCCACGAGCGCGGCGATGGTGGAGCGGTTGAGGCCGGTCTCGCGCGTCAGCTCGGAGCGCGAGGCCGGTCCGGTCTCGTGCACGATCTGGAGGACGGTCGCGAGGTTGGAGCGGCGGACGTGGTCGGGGGTGGTGCCGCGGGAGCGGGCGTCGCCGGCGGGCGGGATCTCGCGGGAGCGCGGATCCGGCGCGAGCGGCACGGCGCGCGCGGGGCGGGCGTCGGCGGGGACAGCAGCGGCGGCAGCATCCGCGTCGGCGGGCGCCGGCCGGGCGGGATCCGCGACCGACGAGGACGGCTCGGGCGCGCGCGCGGCGTCGCCCGTCTCGTGCCCGGTCACTGGATCCCCACCCGACGAGGCTACCCGGCGGCGGCCGGGCGGGCGACGGCCGCGGCGCCCGCGCGACCCTCGGACGCCGGCGATCCCTGGAGCGCCTCCCGCACGCCCCGCTCGCGCCACGCCTCGAGCCGCGCGCGCACGTCGTCGCGCCGCTCGTCGGAGAGCGCGGTCGCGTAGGCGCGCTCGAGCACGTCGTCGATCGCGAGCCGACGGCCCGTGCCCTTCGACTCGATCGCGGCCTCGACCATCGCGAGGCTCATCACGTTGCCGTGCACCTCGCCGTGCGGCCGCTCGCCCGTGCGGAGCGCCTGGACGAACGCGCGCAGGGATCCGGCGATCTCGACGCCCACCGACTCGGCGGCCGCGGGCTCCGCGGGCGGGCCGTCGGGCGCGTCCGTGATGTCGCTCGTCGGATCGTGGTCGCCGTCCCAGAGCGCGGTGCCGTGCGCGCCGCTCACCCGCCAAGACCCGTTCCACGACGTCTCCGCGCCCGGGCTGCACCAGCTGCCCGTGTAGACGTACCGCACGCCGCCCTCGAACGCGAAGACCGCGGTGGCGCCCGCGTCGCCGCGGTACCAGCTCCACGCGGGGTTGTACGACTCGCAGTAGACGCTCACGGGATCCGCGTCGAGCAGGTACCGCACGGCGTCGAACTGGTGCACGGCCATGTCGAGCAGCAGCACGTCGTCCATCTCCTCGCGGAACCCGCCGAAGTGCGGGGCCTTGAAGAACTCGGTGGTGACGATGCCGACGCCGCCGAGGTCGGCCGCCCGCCGCTTGAGCGCGACGAGGTGGTCGTTGTAGCGGCGCGACTGGCTGACCATGAACAGCTCACCCGTGATCTCCGCGGCCGCCGCGAGCGACAGCCCCTCGGCGACCGTGAGCGCGACGGGCTTCTCGCCGAGCACCGGGATCCCCGCGAAAAGCGCCTGCGTGGTGACGGGGTGGTGCGCGCGCGGGATCGTGACGTCGATCACGGCGTCCGGCCGCACGCGCGCGATCAGCTCGCCGAGGTCGGTGGACGCCTCCGCCGTCGCCCCGTGCGCGGACGCGCCCGCCCGCGCCGCCTCCTCGTCGAGGTCGACGACGCCCACGAGCTCGACGTCGGGATCCTCCGCGATGGTCCGGAGCCACGCCTGGCCCATGCCGCCCGCGCCCACCTGCACGACGCGCAGCGGCGCGCCGTCGGCGGGCGCGACGATCCGGTGGGCGGCGCCCGTGCGCTCCTCGACGTCCGTCATCGCTCGAGCGCCCCGGCGTAGTCCGTGCCGTCGTAGTACTCGCCGAGCTCGTAGCGCAGCAGCGTCGGCGTCTCGCGGCGGTCGGGCCGCGCCCACTCGCAGGCGTTCGCGATCACGCGGCGGACGTCGCGGTGGTGGTACACGGGGAAGTCCTGGTCGCCGGGCGAGAAGAAGAAGATCCGGCCGAAGCCGCGGCGGTAGGTCATGCCGCTGCGGAACACCTCGCCGCCCGTGAAGCCCGAGATGAAGACGAGCTCGTCGGGCGTGGGCACGTCGAAGTACTCGCCGTACATCTCCTGCTCGTCGATGACGATCGGGTTCGGCACGCCGCGGGTGATGGGGTGCTGCGGGTTCACGGTCCACACCAGCTCGCGGTCGTGCTCGCTGCGCCAGCGGAGGGTGCACGTGGTGCCCATCAGCTTCGTGAAGATCTTCGACCAGTGCCCGGAGTGCAGCACGATGAGGCCCATCCCGTCGAGCACGTGGCGGTGCACGCGCTCGACGATCGCGTCGTCCACCTCGGCGTGGGCCGCGTGGCCCCACCAGGTGAGGACGTCGGTGCGGGCGAGCAGCTCCTCGGTGAGGCCGTGCTCGGGCTGGTCCATGGTCGCGACCTCGACGTGCGCCTCGGGCAGGTTCTCCTGCACGCCCTCGGCGACGGCGCCGTGCATCCCGGTCGGGTAGCGGTCGCGGACGTGCTGCTCGATCTGCTCGTGGCGGTTCTCGCCCCAGACGGTGACGCGGAGCGGGGATGCGGTGTCGGTCATGGTGTCTCTCTCTCGGAGGGGTCGTGCGGGATGTCGGAGGGGACGCGGGCGGCGTCCGGGGCGCGGGCGCGCGGGGGCCGGATCACTTGACCGCGCCGCCCGTCGCGCCCGCCGCGATGAAGCGCTGCGCCGCGAGGAGCAGCACGATCGCCGGCAGCGACGCCAGCACGGCCGTCGCCATCACCGTGCTCCAGTCGGCGGTGTACGTGCCGATGTACTGGTAGATCCCGAGCGTGATGGGGCGCACGTCGTCGGTCGTCGTGAGCGTCAGCGCGAACAGGAAGTCGCTCCAGGTGAAGAGGAACGTGAAGAGCCCGGCCGTGATCACGGCGTTGAGGCTCACGGGCAGGACGATCGACCGGAAGGCGCGGAAGTTCCCCGCGCCGTCCACCTTCGCGGCCTCGATGATCGACGGCGGGATGCCCGCCATGAACGCCCGCATGATGAGGATCGCGAACGGGATGCCGGCCGTGGAGTCCGCGAGGATCAGGCCCGGGATCGAGTTGAGCAGCCCCACGTCGTTGTACGCGGCGTAGAGCGCGTTCGCGACGACGATGCCCGGGATCATCTGCGAGATGAGGATCCCGAACAGCACCAGGTTGATCCACCGGAACCTGAACTGCGCGAGCGCGTACGCCGCCGGGGTCGCGATGGCGAGGCTGAGCACGACGCTGCCGAGCGCGATCACGAGGCTCGTGCCGAGCGCCTGCCCCTGCTCGCCGAGCGCGGTCGCGTAGCCCTGGAACTGCGCCTCGAACGGGAACCACGCCGCCTCGATGGCCGGACCCGCGGGCTGCAGCGAGATGTTGACCATCCAGTAGACGGGGAACAGCATCACGGCGAGGATCGCGATCCCGACGACCGTGCCGATCCAGCTGCGGTCGGCGCGCGGGCGCCGGGATCCGACCGGGTGCGGCAGACGGCGCGGCGCGGATGGCGCGAGGCGCTCGGCGGTGTCAGTCATCGACGGCCTTCCTGTTCGCGCGGAGGTAGACCACCGCGAACACCGCCGAGATGGCGATGAGGATGTTGCTGAGGGCGGCGCCCGACCCGAAGTCGAACTGCTGGAACGAGAGCGTGTACGACTGCGTCGCGATGGTCTGCGTCGAGTTCGCGGGCCCGCCGTTCGTGAGGCCGAGGATGATGTCGAGCACCTTGATCGTGTAGACGACGCCGAGCACGAGCACGACGCCCACCACGGGTCGCAGCAGCGGCCACGTGATGTGCCGGAAGCCGCGCCAGCCGGTGGCCCCGTCGAGGGATCCGGCCTCGTACAGCTCCGGCGGGATGTCCTGCAGGCCGCCGTAGAGGATCGTCGTGTTGAACGGGATGCCGATCCACACGTTCACGGCGATCACCGTGATGAGCGCGAACGCCGGGCTCGTGAGCCACGGCACCGGATCCTGCACCACGCCTGAGCCGAGCAGGAACTGGTTGAGCACGCCGGAGTCCTGGTCGAGGATCCACTTCCACACCGCGCTCGAGACGATGAGCGGCAGCAGCCACGGCAGGAGCAGCAGCGCCCGCAGCAGGCCGTTGAGCGGGAAGGACCGGCGGAAGAACAGCGCCAGCGCGAGCCCGATGACGAACTGGCCGAGGATCGACCCGATCGTGAACAGGAACGTGTTGAGGAGCGCCGTCGAGAAGATCCCCGACGAGAGCACCGAGGCGTAGTTCGCGAAGCCGACCCACGGCGCCTCGCCCGTGTAGAAGGTGGTCGTCGTGTACTCCTGGAAGCTCATGACGATGTTCTTCACCACGGGATAGCCGAAGAAGAGCACGAGGTACACGACCGCCGGCACCAGGAACATCACCTGGAAGAAGCGCTCCCACC
The genomic region above belongs to Clavibacter phaseoli and contains:
- the aroQ gene encoding gamma subclass chorismate mutase AroQ, with the translated sequence MPRRALLATSAFAVTLAAVLGAAAPAQACPRDPAEQQAVTAVASAALDRLEIADDVAASKWLSGKAVADPAREQAVVDATIAAAKADGVDPVAAERIIRAQITASKQVQHALIARWHAHPDEAPTTAPDLTTSVRPRINAVDARLVPAIGAASAALDDQQCGHLVKDARGELGQGLDDAHRKAFRTALATVCTPDS
- a CDS encoding HAD family hydrolase, encoding MTAPVDLVILDCDGVLVDSEVLAVEVDRRVLAELGWHLTTEEIVERFVGKSHATFTEEVAAHLGRDLDEDWDAPYAHWYADAFAAHLRPVDGIAEALDAIALPTCVASSGGHPKIRANLARTGLLRRFDGRISSATEVEHGKPAPDLFLLAASRMGVDPARCVVVEDSPYGVRGARAAGMRALGYAGGLTPAARLRDAGATVFDDMRDLPRLLRDVTA
- a CDS encoding ROK family transcriptional regulator is translated as MTGHETGDAARAPEPSSSVADPARPAPADADAAAAAVPADARPARAVPLAPDPRSREIPPAGDARSRGTTPDHVRRSNLATVLQIVHETGPASRSELTRETGLNRSTIAALVGELQELGLVVESEPPGTNRVGRPSPIVSADPRVVVFAVNPEIDAVTVGLVGLDGVVQERIRRDTDGIPTAAQAADLAGAIIAELRADLRASRPDARVLGIGVAVPGLVRFDGGLVRLAPHLGWVDEPFAALLAEATGLPALAANDASLAAVAEGRFGSGRDVDDLVYLNGGASGVGGGVLIGRRPFGGAEGYGGELGHTLVDSGGELCHCGAVGCLETTVGQDALLEVTGLPRARADELGDVLAAALEAGDPAVTAEVERQIDNLAVALRNVVNIFNPSLVVLGGFLGSLHAADPDRILARATAQALPGAREALRIRRAALGPDRLMIGAAELAFARVLVDPSGVAREAVAAERTTA
- a CDS encoding Gfo/Idh/MocA family protein, which codes for MTDVEERTGAAHRIVAPADGAPLRVVQVGAGGMGQAWLRTIAEDPDVELVGVVDLDEEAARAGASAHGATAEASTDLGELIARVRPDAVIDVTIPRAHHPVTTQALFAGIPVLGEKPVALTVAEGLSLAAAAEITGELFMVSQSRRYNDHLVALKRRAADLGGVGIVTTEFFKAPHFGGFREEMDDVLLLDMAVHQFDAVRYLLDADPVSVYCESYNPAWSWYRGDAGATAVFAFEGGVRYVYTGSWCSPGAETSWNGSWRVSGAHGTALWDGDHDPTSDITDAPDGPPAEPAAAESVGVEIAGSLRAFVQALRTGERPHGEVHGNVMSLAMVEAAIESKGTGRRLAIDDVLERAYATALSDERRDDVRARLEAWRERGVREALQGSPASEGRAGAAAVARPAAAG
- a CDS encoding ThuA domain-containing protein; this translates as MTDTASPLRVTVWGENRHEQIEQHVRDRYPTGMHGAVAEGVQENLPEAHVEVATMDQPEHGLTEELLARTDVLTWWGHAAHAEVDDAIVERVHRHVLDGMGLIVLHSGHWSKIFTKLMGTTCTLRWRSEHDRELVWTVNPQHPITRGVPNPIVIDEQEMYGEYFDVPTPDELVFISGFTGGEVFRSGMTYRRGFGRIFFFSPGDQDFPVYHHRDVRRVIANACEWARPDRRETPTLLRYELGEYYDGTDYAGALER
- a CDS encoding carbohydrate ABC transporter permease, yielding MTDTAERLAPSAPRRLPHPVGSRRPRADRSWIGTVVGIAILAVMLFPVYWMVNISLQPAGPAIEAAWFPFEAQFQGYATALGEQGQALGTSLVIALGSVVLSLAIATPAAYALAQFRFRWINLVLFGILISQMIPGIVVANALYAAYNDVGLLNSIPGLILADSTAGIPFAILIMRAFMAGIPPSIIEAAKVDGAGNFRAFRSIVLPVSLNAVITAGLFTFLFTWSDFLFALTLTTTDDVRPITLGIYQYIGTYTADWSTVMATAVLASLPAIVLLLAAQRFIAAGATGGAVK
- a CDS encoding carbohydrate ABC transporter permease, with product MATTAVPARPTAQAAGRARGAGDAAVARGPVRRRPRFRWERFFQVMFLVPAVVYLVLFFGYPVVKNIVMSFQEYTTTTFYTGEAPWVGFANYASVLSSGIFSTALLNTFLFTIGSILGQFVIGLALALFFRRSFPLNGLLRALLLLPWLLPLIVSSAVWKWILDQDSGVLNQFLLGSGVVQDPVPWLTSPAFALITVIAVNVWIGIPFNTTILYGGLQDIPPELYEAGSLDGATGWRGFRHITWPLLRPVVGVVLVLGVVYTIKVLDIILGLTNGGPANSTQTIATQSYTLSFQQFDFGSGAALSNILIAISAVFAVVYLRANRKAVDD